GGGAAGTGCACATCGCCCGCTACCAATTGGCCGCATCGTTCTACCGGCTCGGCAGATCGGAGGAAGCCGTTCGTCATTCCCAATTGAACTATCGCTCCGCCGTGAATCATGGCGACTACCAGGCGACAGGGAACATCATCGACGTTTGGGCAAGAGCTTCGTTTGGTGAAATCCCAGCGGAGATTCTGGAAACCGAACTGCAGCGCGATGTTTGTGATGCACAGCGAAGTTCCCAGGTGAGGTTGGCCTGCGGAGTCCGAGAATTCTATCAAGGTCGGTATAGCGAAGCGGTTGCGCAGTTCGAAGCGGCGATCGAGATTGCCGAACGCGCGGAGGTATCCAACACCTATATCAGCCCTTGTTATTCCTGGCGCTGCACGGCGATGCGGAAGCTGTTTGAAGCCCAGCCGGCCAAATCGGTCACCATGCAGAAACAACGGTTGAAGCAACTTGCGGTCGCTGCCAAAAAGGCGCTCGCGTATGGCAAGCGCTTTCCCAACGAACTTCCCCACGCGCTCCGCGAGACCGCTGCCGTTGCGGCGATGGCGGGGCGCCAACGGGTTGCCCAACGCTGCTTTCAACGCAGTCTCGACGTCGCGACGCGGCAAGGGGCGAAGTTGGAGCATGCGAAAACGATCATGGTTCGCGAGGAATTTGCCAACGAGTTCGGCTGGGAAATCGACCCCGACGAATACTCCCAAGCGTTCGCCAAAATCTCCCGTTTGAAATTCGCTGACGAGAAGGTCGAACAGGGAGGATCGCTTTCGGAGTTCGATCGATTTGATTCCCTGCTCGCGTCGGGACGTAAGATCGCAAACAGCGTGATGCCAGCGGAAATCTATCGCGAGGTTGGCATCGCGGCACAGAAGATCCTGCGTGGCGAACAAGCTTTTGTGATCGCGATCTCGCCCGACAGCGACGATCTGGTCACCTTTCCCGAAGGGCACGTCTTCGACAGCAGCATGCTAGCCGAAGCCAAGCGAAAGAAGACGACGGTTGTAAAAGATGAAGAGAACCGATCCGAACGCGGCATCGTTACCAAATGCAAAGGTTCTTTTCTGTGCAGTCCGATCGAAGTGCATGGGAAGGGGGCGGCATTCCTGTACATTCGCAACAAGCGTTTTTCGGATCTCTTCGGTAGCGATGAAATTCGTATCGCTGATTATTTGGTTTCGTTTGCGGGAGCAGGACTGGAACGGGCCGACGGTTTCCAACAGTTGCAAGATCTAAACCAGAACCTGGAAGAGAAGGTTCAGGATCGGATTATCGCAGTCGTTGAACGATCGAAGGAATTGGAACTGACGACCCAACAGCTGCAAAAAACCAAAGAGAAACTGCAGCGTGCCAAAGAAGCCGCCGAAAACGCCAATCACGCCAAAAGCGAATTTCTGGCCCGGATGAGCCACGAGATCCGAACCCCGATCACCGGCATCTTGGGCTTCTCGGAACTGTTGTTGCGTGGAATCGTGCCCAGCGAACACGATCGCACCGCGCATCTGGAAACGATTCATTCCAATGGCACCCACCTGTTGCAACTGTTGGATGACATCTTGGACATCTCCAAGATCGAAGCGGACAAAGTGGAGATCGAACGCGTCCCCTTCGCACCGACACAATTGATCAATGAGATCGTCCGTTCGCTCCGTTCCAAAGCGATCCAAAAAGAGATCGCGTTGGACTTCCAGATCGACAGTCCGATTCCCGAATCGATCGTCAGCGATCCCACGCGGTTCCGTCAGATCATCACCAACCTTGTCGGCAATGCAGTCAAATTTACCGACACCGGTGGAGTCACGGTCCATCTGAACTCCAAAGGCGATCCGCAGTCACCGAGCCTACTGGAGATCTCCGTCGACGACACCGGATCGGGGATGACGCCCGAACAGATGTCGCGAATCTTCGAACCGTTTGTTCAAGCCGACACGTCGACGACAAGGAAACATGGTGGTACCGGGCTCGGTTTGTCGATCGGCAAACGGTTGGCGGAAGCGTTGGGGGGATCGCTGAGCATTTCCAGCACGCTGAATGTTGGAACCAAATTTGTCTTTTCGCTGCCGATCGAACGGCTTGCCGATACGCCAATCCTGAGTCCCGATGAAGCGACGGCATTCGCCAGCCAAACCCGATCGCAACAGTTCCGAAAGGCCGACGCGTCGGGGGCTCGCGTGCTGATCGTCGACGATTGTGACACGAATCGGAAACTGATGACGTTCCTGTTGCAGGATGCTGGCAGCGAAGTGACGACGGCAACCAATGGTAAAGAAGCTGTCGAGCTGTTGCTCGATCGCAAGCTATCGGTCGACATCGTCTTGATGGATATGCAGATGCCGATCATGGATGGCTACACTGCAACACGAATGTTGCGCAATCGTGGTTACAATCGCCCCGTCGTTGCATTGACAGCGAATGCGATGGTCGGCGACGAAGCGAAATGTCGACAGGCGGGATGCACCCACTATTTGACGAAACCGATCGACTTGGATGCGTTGCTGCAGATCGTGACAGTTGGTTCCACCACGTCGACGCAATGCGATTCGGTCGGTGTGCCAGCGGAGACGTTCGAACCACAATCCAAACCGCCGCAAAACGCTGTTGCAATGCCGCGGGCGGCCGAACCGCAAAACCTCACTGCGACGGAACAAGAACAACAAAAAAGAACCGACACCAATCGGCTGTCAGACGATTGGCGAGGAGATTTTGCTTGCTTCTTCGTCGACAAGGTTGCCCAAGAGATGTCCAGCATGCTCGACGCCTGCGCCGCTCACCAGTTCGACGAAGTCGCCCGGCATTCCCACTGGATCAAAGGTTCCGGTGGCACCGTTGGGCTGCCGCAGTTGTCTCAATTAGCTGTGGACTGCGAGTCGGCATGTCGCGATCAAGACGTCGATCAATTGCACGATCGCCTTCGGGAGATGCAGCGTTTCGTGGACGAACTCCAGTTCGAACGCCAGAAAAAGAGAAAGGCGGCAAGCGTCACCAACGCTCTCGCTAGTGACGATTCGAAAGTCAAACGCAGTTTTTGGGGCTGGCCCCAACGCAAGCGATCCCAAGTGTTTGCCGATACGCAAGCTCGCTGAATGATCTGCATGTTGCATTGCCGCTCCGATCGGGCAAGCGATGCGTTGGCAATGGAGACGCTGCCGGCTAGCGTTCCAGCGTCGATTTGCTGCGCAGGATGTGGTGGTAGTGCTGGGCGAAGCGATGCGATTCGTCGCGGACGTATTGCAGCAACCGCAGCGCGAACGCGTTGCGACTCAACCGAATCGGTTCGGATTCACCCGGCACGAAGATCTCTTCATCTCGCTTCGCCAATGAGATCACCGTCGGCGGCGTGATCTCTTGATCGCGGAAGGCGGCCATGGCGGAGTTCAGCTGCCCTTTGCCGCCATCGATCAGCAGGATGTCGGGAAACTTTTCCTGGTTGTCGCTGAGGCTGCGGAAGCGCCGCGAGACCACTTCATAGATGCTGCGGTAGTCGTCGATCCCTTTGACGTCTTTGATCCGAAAGCGTCGATAGCCCGGCTTAAACGGCAGCCCATCGATGAACTGGACAAGGCTGGCGACCGTCTCGCCGCCGCTGAGGTGTGCGATGTCGACCCCTTCGATCACTCGCGGCGTCTCCTTCAGGGAAAGCACTTTCCGCAGTCCGGTCAGCCCCTTCTTGGGATCGACGTAAAAGACTTCCGGCTGGGCGTGAGTTTCCAGATCGCCACGCTCATCGAGTTTCTCGAGCATCCGAATTTCATCGCGCAGCTTCGCCGCCTTTTCAAATTGCAACGCCTTGCTTGCTTCCATCATCTCGCCGCGCAGCTCGTTCAGCAATTTCTTGCTGCCACCGTCGAGGAAGGTTTGCAGACGGCGGATGTCTTGCCGGTAGTCCTCTTTGCTGATCCGCAGATTGCACGGCGCGGTGCATTGATCGATGCTGGCCAACAGACAGGGACGGAACCATTTCCATCGCTCGTCCCCTTCGGTGATGTCCAGCGAACAGGTACGGAAGCGAAAGATCCGCTGCAGCACCTGGATCGCACCACGCAGCGCCCCGGCACTGGGGAAGGGACCATAGAGTTTGACGCCGCGATCGCGCGGTTCCCGCGTGACCTCGATCCGCGGAAACTCCTCCCGCGTCGTGATCATTAGATACGGGAAGGTCTTGTCGTCTTTAAGGTCTTTGTTGTTCTTGGGCTGGATATCTTTGATCAGCCGCGATTCCATCAGCAGCGCGTCGACTTCGGAATCGCAGTCCATGAAGTCGATGTCAGCGATCTCGCCGATCCAGTCGGCCGTCCGCTGCTCCTCGGCCGCCGCTTTCAGAAAGTAGCTCCCGGCGCGGCTGCGAAGATTTTTCGCCTTGCCGATATAGATCACCCGCCCGGCGGCATCTTTCATCAGATAGACGCCGGGAGTTTGTGGAAACGTGCGGACCTTGGCGGCCGCGTACTCAAAGCCGAGCTCGGCTCCCGATTCGGGAGCATTATTGGCAGACTCTGAGTTCTCGCTCATTCCATTCCTGGGCTAGTCGACTTGTTCTTACGCACAAAGAAACCGATCGCAATCAAAATCAAGTATACGACTAACAGGCCCAAGATGGCTTGTCCCGCAACTGGATTGGCTTTGTCGGTCACTTTGTCGTAGATCGCGGTTCCGGCAGCCGCAAGAGCTCCCAAGACCGAGAAGATCATCAATACGTTCCAAAGCAGCATCCGTCCGCCGGTCGGCTTTTCGTCCCCCAGAATCCGGCGGCTGTTCATCATCAAGAAGAACGTGATGTAGGCGATCGGCAGCAACATCATGCCGAAACTGGAGGTGAAAATCGCCAGCCAGAACTTCGCGCCACCTGCCCAGAAGTACATCCACGAGAAACCAATCAGCCCCGCCGAGACAACGCCCAGCACAAACGGAAACGTTCCGTCGGGGCGATTAAACATTTCGCGGAAGGCGTATCCATTGATCAGCATCAGGATGATGATCGTCGAGAATCCCATTCCGAAGACGCCCAAACCGAAGACGAGTTTTGAGAGCGATGTGCCCAACAGCGGTGCCAGTGTGTCGGCCAATTGGAACGCGTTGCGCTTGACGAGCGTCGAGGCGAGCTTCTTTTCGGTGACATCCAATTGAGCGACCATCGCCAATTTGTCAGCTTCGGATGTTTCCGCCGCCGCGTCGCCCAACTGTTGGTCGACGCGAGCGATCAACGATCCTTTAACCGCGTCGAACATCGGACTCTGCTCCATCACCGACAGGTCGTTGCTAGCCAATTGGTCGTCGATCTTACCGTGGAACGTCGATGCCGCCGCGATCACGACGCAGCTGGTGACGAGGATGTATGGGATCGCCATTCCGGTCGCCAAGTCGAAGCGAGCCAGGCCGCGGAACGGTTTGTCCCAGCCGCGAGCGAGCATCGAATAAGGCAACAGAAAGGTCATGTTGATGCCGACCGCGGTCGCAGCTGCGGCGATCATCACCGCCCGTTGTTCGGTGACCAAACGGTTGGTCCAGAACGACTGGCCTTGCTCCGAAAGACTGGCGACCATCGCTGCCAGATCGCCTGTCGGCTGGGTCCATTGGTTCAAGTTGGGAATCAAGCCGGAGAAGATGGCACCGAAATCGAGTTCCCCTTTGACGCCCAACAGAATCGCGACGCCAAAGAAACAGATCACGACCATTCCGACGAGAGCTTTGAGCGTGATGTCGAACAGTTTTGCAGCGGCACCGCGCCGCGTGTTCAGCAACACGACAAATCCGGCGGCGAACAACAGGATCAACGAAACGGTTCGCTTCGCTCCCATGTCTTCACCCAACGACTGGCCTGCCAGCGGCATCAGGTTCTTATCCAACGCGTCGTAGCAGAGGCTGAACTGAGGCATACACCAGATCATGTTGGCCATCATCGTCGCGATCAACCAACCCCAGCCGAGCGCCGGGTTGATCTCGGTGTTGATCGCTTCGAACGGGCGGCGTCCGGTCGACAGCGTGACGTAGCTGATCGCCGAAAGCATGATCACACCCATCGTGATCGCCATCAGTTGCAGCCAGATCATGCTGGTTCCGCCCAGCACGCCCAAGAAGAGCGCTCCGGCCAGCGAACCGCCTCCCAATGTGATCGCACTCTGCAACCAACCGGGGCCGGAAAGTCGAACGAAAGCCGACAGCAGGCGGCCTTCGGCGGCGGCCTGTTTCAAAAATTCGCGGTCCGCATGGACTTTGTCGACAGAGTTTCCAGATTCGGCCGGCGGCGCAACTTCGGTTTCGCTCATTCGATTCTTTCGAGGGTTATGTAGGGTGGGCAGGCGTTCTTGCCTGTTGGATTGAGAGAGGGAATGTCCTCGTTCGTTCCGCGCATGCACGCAACGCACAACGTTCGCGGTTCGATCGTGAATTCATGGAACGATGATCGCTGTTTGCTGAGCGCACCTTCGCGGAGCGAAAGGCGACCAGCGGAAATTCCCCGCCGAGCCGCGTTGAGCGGTCTTCTTTATGGGTGGGAGATTTCCATGGGGATCGGGTTCAAGTGTTGCAGAATACTTGGCGGATGTCGAGAACGCGAGACGTGGTCGAGCCAGGATTTCGACGCGTTTTGGGGAAACCGCTGGCCGTTGAGGCTAAGTTGCCGGACCGGATCGCTCCAATAAAGAGATGCCGCTGCGTCGGGCAGCGACCTCTCCATTGTTAATCCATCGTTTGACGTCGGCAACGCGAGCGACGACTACGACACGGTCTTGGCGAACGCGCGGACGTCGACTTCCATCGCCGCCAAGCGATCGGCCAGCTTAGCCTTGGCCGCTGGCAGGTCTTGCGACTCTGCAGGTGGCAGATAGGTAAAGACGTAGAATTTCACCTTCGGCTCGGTTCCGCTTGGGCGAACGGCGAAGTAGTTCCCCGACTGGTCGAGGTCCAAAATAACCAGATCGCCGTCGGGACCGTCCAACGGCGACGTCGAACCGTCGGCTGCGGTGATCGTCTTGGCGGTGTAATCGCGGACCTGAGCGACCTTCATGCCGCCGATCTCCTTGGGGGGATCCTGGCGATACTTAGCCATCAACTTGGTCATCAGCGCCATCCCCTCGCTACCTTCCATCATCACGTTAATCAGATGTTCGGCGTGCAGGCCATGGGTTTGCGAGAGCGAATCCATCTGCTGGTGGATCGTTTTTCCTTCGCTCTTCAGCTTCGCCACCAATTCGCTCATCAACATGCAGGCCGCCGCGGCGTCTTTGTCGCGGGCGTATTTACCGATCAGGTAACCGTGCGATTCTTCGAAGCCGAAAGCGAACTTGTCGGCTCCTTCGCGATCCATCACGCCGGCGATGTATTTGAATCCGACGAGGTTGTTGTTCTCGCAGCGGCAGCCGTAATGTTCGGCGATCCGGCCGGCCATCGCGGTGGTGACCAGCGTCGTGACGATGTAGTCGTCGCTGCAAAGGCTCCCTTCGGCCTTGCGGCTACTGAGCACATAATCGGTCAGCAACGCGCCGATCTGGTTGCCGGTCAATGTCGCCCAAGGGCTGCCCGCTTCGGTCGTCAACGGTGCCGCACAGCCCAAACGATCGCAATCGGGATCGGTCGCCATCACGAGATCGAAGCCTTCTTTGCTCGCTTGTTCGATCGGAGCGTCGAAGACTTGTTTGTTCTCCGGATTCGAGACGTGCCCGGGGACGTTGGGGAAGTCGCCGCTCGGTTCGGCGTGCGGTTGGAAGACCTCGACGTCGGCGAATCCAACGCGTTCAAGCACGGGGAGGACGGCGGCCGATCCGACGCCGTGCAGTGGTGTGAACAAGATCTTCGCGTCGCGCGGGCCACTGAAACTGCACGCTGTCACGCTGTCGGTGAACGCCTTGTCGATCTCTTCGGTGCAGATCTCGACGCGGCCGTCGGCCAGGGCGTCGGCAAACGCCACGACTTCGATCGCGTCGGTCGACATCACGCGATCGATGATCGCTTTGTCGTGCGGCGGCAGAACTTGACCGCCCGTCGACCAATAGACCTTCACCGCGTTGTCGCTTGGCGGATTGTGGCTGGCGGTGACCATGATGCCACAGCTGCAGTGCTTTTCGCGGACGGCGAAGGAGAGCTGCGGGGTGGCGCGGTAATCGTCTAAGAAGTAAACCTTGAAGCCGTTGGCGACCATGATCCCGGCGCACAATTCGGCGAAGTGCCGCGATTTGTGCCGCGTGTCGTAAGCGATCGCGCACGACAGCCCGCTGGCTGAACCCTGGTGCTGTTGCTTGACATAAGTCGCCAACCCTTGAGCGCTCTCGCCGATCGTGCGGTCGTTGATCGCGTTGGAACCAAAATCGTACATCCGTCCGCGGCGGCCACCGGTCCCGAATGGGATGATCGTCCAGAAGACGTCGTCCAACTTTTGCCACTTTTCGTCTTCGACATGCAGCAGGATATCGTTGCGATAAGCGGCATATCGGTCTTCGCTGAGCCACGCGCGGAGATTCTCGACGGCACCGGCGGTCAATTTGCCCGCGGTATGAGCTGTTGCGATTTGTGCAAGCGCCGTTTCAACCGTGATCGTGGGGGCTGTTTGTGTCATGGGGATCGCGTATTCTTTCGTTTGTTAGGTGACCCGGTGGGGGTAGCGGTCCGATTGCCGGGCCGTGGCAAAACAATGGATTGCAAGCTGAAAAAAAGGCTGAAAACTTCAGCCTGCAGAGATTCTAAAGCCTGAGTATTGAGGCTGGCAACCAGCAGCTGGGCGGACTGGTAAGCTGAGATTAGTAAAAGGATAAAACGAAAAGATGTCGGAACTGATTATTAGCGTCAGCGGATTGCGAGGGATTGTTGGGGAGACGCTGACTCCACCGGTGGCGGCCCGTTATTTGGCAGCGTTTTGCAACCAATTGACCAAACCGGGCCCCGTCGTCCTCTCTTACGACGGCCGGACCAGCGGACCGATGTTGCGCGATGTGGCCGCCGCGGCGATCGTCGCCTGTGGCCGCGATGTGTTGGACGCTGGCGTCGCCGCCACGCCGACCGTCGGAGTGCTGGTGAAACAATTTAAAGCGGCCGGAGCGGTTCAGATCTCCGCCTCGCATAATCCTCCCGCTTACAACGGCATCAAACTCTTCTCCGCCGTCGGCCGAGTGTTGGATGCTGCCAGCGGAGCCAAGGTCCGCGAGCTGTACCTGGACGATTCGATCTCGTGGAAGGCGGCCGACGCTTTGGGCAGCTGCTGCGATATCGACGATCCCCACGCATCGCACTTGGATGCGGTGTTGGCGACTGTCGATGTGGAAGCGATCCGCAAACGGAACTTTTCCGTCGTCTTGGACAGCAACCACGGATCGGGGAGCACGTTGGGGCGGCGGCTGCTCGAAGCGCTCGGCTGCCAAGTGATCGTGTTGGGTGACGAGCCCGACGGCCAGTTCGCACATCCTCCCGAACCGATCGTCGAAAATTTGCAAGGCGTTTGCGAGACGATCAAGAGCCGAGGCTGTGAGGTCGGCTTCTGCCAAGATCCCGATGCCGACCGACTGGCACTGATCGATGCCGATGGCAAGTTCATTGGCGAAGAGTACACAGTCGCGATGTGCGTTCAGCGGGCAATGATGAAACAGCCCGGCCCGATCGTGATCAATCTGGCAACCAGCAGCATGTCGCAGCAAGTCGCGATCGACGCCGGGGCGACTCCCTATCGCAGCGCCGTCGGCGAAGCGAACGTTGCCGACATGATGATCGCGAACGCTGCGGTCTACGGCGGCGAAGGGAACGGCGGGCCGATCGATCCAGCCGTCGGATATGTTCGCGACAGCTTCGTCGGCATGGCTCACGTCTTGGAGCTGATGGCGACGACCGGCAAATCGATCGCCGAACTGGCGGCGGAGCTGCCGCGGTTTGAGATCTACAAAGCGAAAGCGGAGATCGGCCGCGAAGCGTTGCCAGCGGCGATGGACCAGATCGCGGCGGAGCTGCCCGACGCAGAGGTCAGCCGGATCGATGGGCTACGATTATCGTGGTCCGACCGCTGGCTGTTGGTCCGCGGCAGCAATACCGAACCGATCGTCCGCTTCATCGCCGAAGCCCCCACGCTCGAAGAAGCCAAAGCTCTCTGCGACCGCGCTGAACAGATCGTCAACGCCTGCACTGGGTGATCGATCGCGGT
Above is a genomic segment from Rosistilla ulvae containing:
- a CDS encoding phospho-sugar mutase; this translates as MTQTAPTITVETALAQIATAHTAGKLTAGAVENLRAWLSEDRYAAYRNDILLHVEDEKWQKLDDVFWTIIPFGTGGRRGRMYDFGSNAINDRTIGESAQGLATYVKQQHQGSASGLSCAIAYDTRHKSRHFAELCAGIMVANGFKVYFLDDYRATPQLSFAVREKHCSCGIMVTASHNPPSDNAVKVYWSTGGQVLPPHDKAIIDRVMSTDAIEVVAFADALADGRVEICTEEIDKAFTDSVTACSFSGPRDAKILFTPLHGVGSAAVLPVLERVGFADVEVFQPHAEPSGDFPNVPGHVSNPENKQVFDAPIEQASKEGFDLVMATDPDCDRLGCAAPLTTEAGSPWATLTGNQIGALLTDYVLSSRKAEGSLCSDDYIVTTLVTTAMAGRIAEHYGCRCENNNLVGFKYIAGVMDREGADKFAFGFEESHGYLIGKYARDKDAAAACMLMSELVAKLKSEGKTIHQQMDSLSQTHGLHAEHLINVMMEGSEGMALMTKLMAKYRQDPPKEIGGMKVAQVRDYTAKTITAADGSTSPLDGPDGDLVILDLDQSGNYFAVRPSGTEPKVKFYVFTYLPPAESQDLPAAKAKLADRLAAMEVDVRAFAKTVS
- a CDS encoding ATP-binding protein, with translation MTHTSVSHETLTIGEKRYQILDRLPNSSVVCGYRALDLHSGERVVLRQVPKRQFRDSGLARFMNEARLTSGLSCDTYSRPLEFQLCEDHLRLVYAEVPGTLLSARIGNARFTPRDTMRIARDLLIALDDVHQIGCIQRDLRPSKIVIRPDGLAVLCGYLPLRSPDGLGSDDDLSREYASYMSPELSGVIDHDIGEVSDLYSLGHVLNACLTGVPAFDGEVNEILYQHMTSDPAPERFAVETPDLVIKFIEKLICKEPRDRYQSARAALFDVDKILSFIEAGIVAPKFVIGTADRRTVLIEPAFVGRQEQTNELRLGIEDAHCGRFHKILMVAESGMGKTRMLNEISTAAARKGFLILNGRSTQHAAQQPNAAWLQMVDQLAKFLANDGLLCEQTARRMEGFREEVITAMPAIADVLGWTGTRLSGPDELGQGRVIQAFRTLFAGLGTADRCVMLTLDDCQWIDDQSMRVLTEISQADAAHLFLLAVMRPDDHVGHQLKRALRVSHTTTLGPLSNHAVKQLALSMAGPLPSVAIEVVQRYAEGSPFMAAAVLRGMVESKVLSVENEAWEIDHDLLSNFQAADNSSEILVDRLTRLPDNSRNLLTAAAVIGHDFSLDAAASLAGMEMADAHVAFKPARAHRLVWSRPNSMFSFVHDKIRAAILSGIADETKRSMHGQLGRYLESHFPDQVFDIAYHFDAADMHVEALPYALRAAQVALKSFSLVSAQTQLSIAARALQHADSGTRHQVESMMSEVLMLRGEYDQTEEWLEAAARSAVTDEDHAKVAMKRGELHFKRGNKDLAVEYFEASLKQLGETVCSNKLQVAWNIGIELLRQIRNSLIPSLCGRRRGEPSEAEKMSLSLYSQIAHAYWYTRDQYYTLWAHLRGMNAAERYPANQYLAQAYSEHAPAMSLMRWESRGIQYARRSLEMRKSLDDLWGQGQSRNFFSILLYSFARFEDCIEQARRAVEILERTGDYWEVHIARYQLAASFYRLGRSEEAVRHSQLNYRSAVNHGDYQATGNIIDVWARASFGEIPAEILETELQRDVCDAQRSSQVRLACGVREFYQGRYSEAVAQFEAAIEIAERAEVSNTYISPCYSWRCTAMRKLFEAQPAKSVTMQKQRLKQLAVAAKKALAYGKRFPNELPHALRETAAVAAMAGRQRVAQRCFQRSLDVATRQGAKLEHAKTIMVREEFANEFGWEIDPDEYSQAFAKISRLKFADEKVEQGGSLSEFDRFDSLLASGRKIANSVMPAEIYREVGIAAQKILRGEQAFVIAISPDSDDLVTFPEGHVFDSSMLAEAKRKKTTVVKDEENRSERGIVTKCKGSFLCSPIEVHGKGAAFLYIRNKRFSDLFGSDEIRIADYLVSFAGAGLERADGFQQLQDLNQNLEEKVQDRIIAVVERSKELELTTQQLQKTKEKLQRAKEAAENANHAKSEFLARMSHEIRTPITGILGFSELLLRGIVPSEHDRTAHLETIHSNGTHLLQLLDDILDISKIEADKVEIERVPFAPTQLINEIVRSLRSKAIQKEIALDFQIDSPIPESIVSDPTRFRQIITNLVGNAVKFTDTGGVTVHLNSKGDPQSPSLLEISVDDTGSGMTPEQMSRIFEPFVQADTSTTRKHGGTGLGLSIGKRLAEALGGSLSISSTLNVGTKFVFSLPIERLADTPILSPDEATAFASQTRSQQFRKADASGARVLIVDDCDTNRKLMTFLLQDAGSEVTTATNGKEAVELLLDRKLSVDIVLMDMQMPIMDGYTATRMLRNRGYNRPVVALTANAMVGDEAKCRQAGCTHYLTKPIDLDALLQIVTVGSTTSTQCDSVGVPAETFEPQSKPPQNAVAMPRAAEPQNLTATEQEQQKRTDTNRLSDDWRGDFACFFVDKVAQEMSSMLDACAAHQFDEVARHSHWIKGSGGTVGLPQLSQLAVDCESACRDQDVDQLHDRLREMQRFVDELQFERQKKRKAASVTNALASDDSKVKRSFWGWPQRKRSQVFADTQAR
- a CDS encoding excinuclease ABC subunit UvrC, with the protein product MSENSESANNAPESGAELGFEYAAAKVRTFPQTPGVYLMKDAAGRVIYIGKAKNLRSRAGSYFLKAAAEEQRTADWIGEIADIDFMDCDSEVDALLMESRLIKDIQPKNNKDLKDDKTFPYLMITTREEFPRIEVTREPRDRGVKLYGPFPSAGALRGAIQVLQRIFRFRTCSLDITEGDERWKWFRPCLLASIDQCTAPCNLRISKEDYRQDIRRLQTFLDGGSKKLLNELRGEMMEASKALQFEKAAKLRDEIRMLEKLDERGDLETHAQPEVFYVDPKKGLTGLRKVLSLKETPRVIEGVDIAHLSGGETVASLVQFIDGLPFKPGYRRFRIKDVKGIDDYRSIYEVVSRRFRSLSDNQEKFPDILLIDGGKGQLNSAMAAFRDQEITPPTVISLAKRDEEIFVPGESEPIRLSRNAFALRLLQYVRDESHRFAQHYHHILRSKSTLER
- the glmM gene encoding phosphoglucosamine mutase, with translation MSELIISVSGLRGIVGETLTPPVAARYLAAFCNQLTKPGPVVLSYDGRTSGPMLRDVAAAAIVACGRDVLDAGVAATPTVGVLVKQFKAAGAVQISASHNPPAYNGIKLFSAVGRVLDAASGAKVRELYLDDSISWKAADALGSCCDIDDPHASHLDAVLATVDVEAIRKRNFSVVLDSNHGSGSTLGRRLLEALGCQVIVLGDEPDGQFAHPPEPIVENLQGVCETIKSRGCEVGFCQDPDADRLALIDADGKFIGEEYTVAMCVQRAMMKQPGPIVINLATSSMSQQVAIDAGATPYRSAVGEANVADMMIANAAVYGGEGNGGPIDPAVGYVRDSFVGMAHVLELMATTGKSIAELAAELPRFEIYKAKAEIGREALPAAMDQIAAELPDAEVSRIDGLRLSWSDRWLLVRGSNTEPIVRFIAEAPTLEEAKALCDRAEQIVNACTG
- a CDS encoding divalent metal cation transporter; protein product: MSETEVAPPAESGNSVDKVHADREFLKQAAAEGRLLSAFVRLSGPGWLQSAITLGGGSLAGALFLGVLGGTSMIWLQLMAITMGVIMLSAISYVTLSTGRRPFEAINTEINPALGWGWLIATMMANMIWCMPQFSLCYDALDKNLMPLAGQSLGEDMGAKRTVSLILLFAAGFVVLLNTRRGAAAKLFDITLKALVGMVVICFFGVAILLGVKGELDFGAIFSGLIPNLNQWTQPTGDLAAMVASLSEQGQSFWTNRLVTEQRAVMIAAAATAVGINMTFLLPYSMLARGWDKPFRGLARFDLATGMAIPYILVTSCVVIAAASTFHGKIDDQLASNDLSVMEQSPMFDAVKGSLIARVDQQLGDAAAETSEADKLAMVAQLDVTEKKLASTLVKRNAFQLADTLAPLLGTSLSKLVFGLGVFGMGFSTIIILMLINGYAFREMFNRPDGTFPFVLGVVSAGLIGFSWMYFWAGGAKFWLAIFTSSFGMMLLPIAYITFFLMMNSRRILGDEKPTGGRMLLWNVLMIFSVLGALAAAGTAIYDKVTDKANPVAGQAILGLLVVYLILIAIGFFVRKNKSTSPGME